One Lucilia cuprina isolate Lc7/37 chromosome 4, ASM2204524v1, whole genome shotgun sequence DNA segment encodes these proteins:
- the LOC111681565 gene encoding putative protein TPRXL: MEVSLEPSNEGVEQKDCKNKTDETMTEMQVVVLPSAVEAANDANATAITINSNTNQMGENANIATLSSKALKRCLSVPIPRSQPPSREVSPAPVFNIFAPRGRRYSASYSPARGLPASGTTAGLNPTGSVSVNNAGGRSDSSRCVTPRISQLRQEECVDGLNMREVTHEREVHSAIQISQSWEDLSLVAENWSCKSSDELTNPLQVMVSGGMSSGNSCSSPSPTNNRTNLRLPYGLSPSPTRRSTFATRRSMSPIAIRPSQLGPVKRKFELDESSSISSWGSLYSQPPAKKMFCESRGSSPICQSPSSSVCPSPDSGTGTYDGRITPKLLISKLCTNNTTNTNSACSSPMSASSCSDVIESTVASVSAHCSSSSSSSSSSSSSSASSNSLVSSNSEPMSIGSSLEETISISNKLAIPAMQDESTLMDVLKPDTSTTTPVNMETCTKMLVEPMVTSTTTTNPAVVMDEKM; encoded by the coding sequence ATGGAAGTAAGTTTAGAGCCATCGAATGAAGGCGTAGAACAAAaagattgtaaaaataaaacggATGAAACTATGACAGAAATGCAAGTTGTAGTCTTGCCATCAGCAGTAGAAGCAGCTAATGATGCTAATGCAACGGCTATAACTATAAATAGTAATACAAATCAAATGGGTGAGAATGCGAATATAGCAACACTCTCGTCGAAAGCTTTAAAAAGATGCTTAAGTGTGCCAATACCCAGGTCGCAGCCACCATCTAGGGAAGTATCACCAGCAccagtttttaatatatttgcaCCACGCGGAAGACGTTATTCGGCCAGTTATAGTCCAGCCCGGGGGTTACCAGCCTCCGGCACTACAGCAGGTTTAAACCCCACAGGTAGTGTAAGTGTCAATAATGCTGGAGGCAGGTCCGATTCATCACGGTGTGTTACACCGCGTATATCCCAATTACGACAGGAAGAATGCGTCGATGGCTTAAATATGCGTGAAGTAACCCATGAGCGAGAAGTCCATTCGGCCATACAAATATCTCAGAGTTGGGAAGATTTATCCTTAGTAGCTGAGAATTGGTCTTGCAAATCTTCCGATGAATTAACTAATCCTTTACAGGTTATGGTGAGTGGTGGCATGAGCAGCGGTAACAGTTGCTCTAGTCCTAGCCCTACCAATAATCGTACTAATTTGCGTCTTCCATATGGTTTATCACCATCTCCTACACGTCGCAGTACCTTTGCAACACGCCGCTCTATGTCACCCATAGCCATAAGACCCTCTCAGCTGGGTCCGGTTAAGAGAAAATTCGAGTTAGATGAAAGTTCTTCGATCAGTTCGTGGGGCTCTTTGTATTCGCAGCCACCGGCAAAGAAAATGTTTTGCGAAAGTCGTGGCTCTTCACCCATATGCCAATCACCATCAAGTTCTGTTTGCCCCAGTCCAGATTCAGGAACTGGTACTTATGACGGACGTATTACACCTAAATTGTTGATATCAAAACTATGCACCAATAATACAACAAACACAAATTCTGCTTGTTCCTCACCCATGTCGGCTTCATCTTGCAGTGATGTTATTGAATCTACAGTTGCATCAGTAAGTGCTCACTGttcttcatcatcatcctcCTCCTCTTCGTCATCGTCATCTTCAGCATCGTCAAATTCTCTAGTGTCTAGCAATAGTGAACCCATGAGTATTGGCAGCAGTCTAGAAGAAACCATTTCAATTTCCAACAAATTGGCTATACCAGCCATGCAGGACGAATCTACCCTAATGGATGTTCTAAAGCCAGACACTAGTACCACCACACCTGTTAATATGGAGACTTGTACAAAAATGTTAGTAGAACCTATGGTCACTAGTACAACCACCACAAATCCAGCAGTAGTTATGGATGAAAAAATGTAA
- the LOC111681571 gene encoding protein C12orf4 homolog encodes MVESLEAVTTKPFKYSYQDHEGKNQEASLEITIPYEDECLEELVTQILSQMDPMMRYLDENIGIKKSLQEFIDLENQEFKDEYAENLLEKVRNNEIDVEEIIRETERHYKDELIQFADRIGPTDDEIFAQSFHRLVHSSSLEDILNKERTYAKVIANMNTQMDKEVETLNNSQQEEMESKINQLDITTTSEDINNLLAQQYSTQNYVRKRYESELEAKRGHQKNEYRNWITSQVSELFQSSPVATPLGNRSSMFISQQPSMEESFTIHLGSQLKHMHNIRILSANVNDLCSPLHADESLNGLNMALGLYSSSLCGVVVLTPSIQAQVNKDIIKNANMSTEFHFSQIDDQLEKIEEQIRQLNLSNNSSTPSTKSLSTASTDISIASGDEGITHSIHSSASNSPVKTSAKLKTGDFFITKHSNLSQSHVIFHLISDEPINSPSEINSRHPVILGLRNILKTASRHDVTTLTIPALLRHEMSEDMTVQWCMRRAELVFKCAKGFMIESASWGGAELSTLQLLLPHDISEDLFNTLASMVPNVFRVANPKILVDNSK; translated from the exons atggTTGAATCTTTGGAAGCTGTAACCACAAAACCATTTAAATATTCTTATCAAGATCATGAGGGGAAAAATCAAGAAGCttctttggaaataaccatACCATATGAGGATGAATGTCTGGAGGAGCTGGTAACGCAGATATTAAGTCAAATGGATCCAATGATGCGTTATTTGGATGAAAATATTG GCATCAAAAAATCATTGCAAGAATTTATTGATTTAGAAAATCAAGAATTTAAGGACGAATATGCTGAAAACTTATTGGAGAAGGTACGCAACAATGAAATTGATGTTGAAGAAATTATACGTGAAACTGAAAGACACTACAAGGATGAGCTTATACAATTTGCCGATCGTATAGGACCCACAGATGATGAAATATTTGCCCAAAGTTTTCATCGCCTAGTGCATTCCTCCTCTCTGGAAGATATATTGAATAAAGAACGTACATATGCTAAAGTCATAGCAAATATGAACACACAAATGGATAAAGAAGTAGAAACTCTTAATAACTCGCAACAAGAAGAAATGGAAtcgaaaataaatcaattagaTATCACTACCACATCTGaggatattaataatttattggcACAACAGTATTCCACACAAAATTATGTACGTAAGCGTTATGAATCCGAATTGGAGGCAAAGCGAGGTCATCAAAAGAATGAATATCGTAATTGGATAACTAGTCAAGTTTCTGAGTTGTTTCAATCATCTCCAGTGGCCACACCACTAGGTAATCGTTCGTCTATGTTTATATCACAGCAGCCTTCAATGGAGGAAAGTTTTACCATACATTTGGGTTCACAATTAAAGCATATGCATAATATTCGCATCTTGAGTGCGAACGTCAATGATTTATGTAGTCCTCTTCATGCGGATGAGAG cTTAAATGGTTTAAATATGGCTTTGGGTTTGTATTCGAGTTCTCTGTGTGGCGTTGTTGTCTTGACACCATCTATACAAGCTCAAGTTAATAaggatattattaaaaatgctaATATGTCAACGGAGTTTCATTTTAGTCag atCGACGATCAATTGGAGAAAATTGAAGAACAAATACGTCAGCTTAACCTTAGCAATAATTCGTCCACGCCCAGTACAAAAAGTTTAAGTACCGCTAGCACTGACATTAGTATTGCCAGCGGTGATGAAGGTATTACACATTCCATACACAGCAGCGCCAGTAATTCACCGGTCAAGACTAGTGCAAAACTAAAAACtggagatttttttattaccaAACATTCCAATCTCTCACAATCGCATGTTATATTCCACTTGATCTCGGATGAGCCTATCAATAGTCCAAGTGAAATCAATTCACGTCATCCAGTTATTTTGGGTTTgcgtaatattttaaaaactgccAGTAGACATGATGTCACAACCCTAACAATACCGGCTCTTTTGAGACATGAAATGTCTGAAGATATGACCGTACAATGGTGTATGCGTAGGGCAGAATTGGTATTTAAATGTGCCAAGGGATTTATGATAGAATCAGCCTCTTGGGGTGGTGCAGAATTGAG tactttGCAGCTTTTATTGCCCCATGACATTTCGGAAGATTTGTTTAATACTTTGGCTAGCATGGTTCCAAATGTTTTTCGTGTGGCAAATCCTAAAATTTTAGTCGAtaatagtaaataa